The following proteins are encoded in a genomic region of Corylus avellana chromosome ca4, CavTom2PMs-1.0:
- the LOC132177430 gene encoding pentatricopeptide repeat-containing protein At3g22670, mitochondrial, whose amino-acid sequence MLSKFQLPRLLCHSLCRRKTIVNLLPFNFLYNPFCTTADSTQIAESTELPSWVKFSETQNSATADSDDDFVIPSLAHWVENHQLHDHGKVVKPTLSETDVDKISKILKNRYPSPDDVVQALNGFGFIASTSLVEQLLKRFSNDWIPAFGVFIWAKVQTGYKHSPELYDFMVDVLGKSRKFHTMWELVVEMNQLGGYVTLVTMSKVMRRLAKAGRYEEAVEAFRNIVRFGVSKDIVAMNVLMDALVKENSVEHAHDVFLEFKNVIPLDSHSFNVLIHGWCKARKLDHAKKAMEDMEKHGFQPNVSSYTCFIKAYSHEKDFRKVDEILDEMKDKGCTPNVVTYTIVMHALGKARQVTKAMEVYEKMKRTGCVPDTSFYSSLIFILGKAGRLKDARDLFEDMEKQGVSRDVLTYNTLISCYCSHLQEETALKLLQKMEEDSCKPDLKTYAPLLKMFCRKKRMKVLYILLDHMFRNDISIEVGTYLLLVRGLCKNGKLEHACLFFEEMVLKGMVPNDCTYKMLMEEVEGKSMTKAKEHIEKLMSNAKEQRSI is encoded by the coding sequence ATGCTCTCAAAGTTCCAACTTCCCAGGCTTCTCTGTCATTCACTTTGCCGAAGAAAAACCATTGTCAATCTGCTGCCTTTCAACTTCTTATACAACCCTTTCTGCACCACGGCTGACTCGACCCAAATCGCTGAGTCGACCGAGCTTCCAAGCTGGGTCAAATTCAGTGAGACCCAGAACTCTGCAACCGCAGATTCAGATGATGACTTTGTCATACCTTCACTTGCTCATTGGGTTGAGAACCACCAACTCCATGATCACGGCAAAGTTGTTAAGCCAACGCTAAGCGAAACTGACGTAGACAAAATCAGCAAAATCCTCAAGAATCGGTACCCATCGCCAGATGACGTGGTTCAAGCTCTAAATGGGTTTGGTTTTATTGCATCAACCAGTTTGGTTGAACAGCTTCTGAAGAGGTTTAGCAACGATTGGATCCCCGCTTTTGGAGTTTTCATTTGGGCAAAAGTGCAAACAGGTTATAAGCATTCGCCGGAGTTGTATGACTTCATGGTTGATGTCTTAGGAAAATCGAGGAAGTTTCATACCATGTGGGAGTTGGTGGTGGAAATGAATCAGTTAGGAGGGTATGTCACATTAGTCACAATGAGTAAGGTCATGAGGAGGCTTGCAAAGGCTGGTAGGTACGAGGAGGCAGTTGAGGCATTTAGGAACATAGTGCGGTTTGGGGTGAGCAAAGATATCGTAGCAATGAATGTCCTGATGGATGCATTGGTGAAAGAGAATAGTGTTGAGCATGCCCATGATGTTTTCTTGGAGTTCAAGAATGTGATACCTTTGGATTCTCACTCTTTCAATGTTTTGATACATGGGTGGTGCAAAGCCAGGAAATTAGACCATGCCAAAAAGGCTATGGAGGATATGGAGAAACATGGGTTTCAGCCCAATGTATCCTCCTATACATGTTTCATTAAAGCGTATTCTCATGAAAAGGATTTTCGCAAAGTGGATGAAATTCTTGATGAAATGAAAGATAAGGGATGCACACCTAATGTGGTGACTTATACTATTGTAATGCATGCTCTAGGTAAGGCAAGGCAGGTAACTAAAGCGATGGAGGTTTATGAGAAGATGAAGAGGACTGGTTGTGTTCCTGATACTTCATTTTATAGCTCTTTGATATTCATTCTTGGTAAGGCTGGTAGGCTTAAAGATGCACGCGATTTATTTGAGGACATGGAGAAGCAAGGAGTTAGTCGCGACGTACTGACGTATAATACTTTGATTTCTTGTTATTGCTCACATTTGCAAGAAGAGACAGCTTTGAAGTTGCTTCAGAAAATGGAAGAGGATTCTTGCAAGCCGGATCTCAAGACTTATGCTCCTCTATTGAAGATGTTCTGCAGAAAGAAGAGAATGAAGGTGCTTTATATCTTGTTAGACCACATGTTTAGAAATGACATTAGCATTGAAGTTGGAACTTACTTGCTTCTGGTGCGCGGTTTATGTAAGAACGGAAAACTCGAACACGCTTGCTTGTTTTTTGAAGAGATGGTGTTGAAGGGAATGGTTCCAAATGACTGCACATACAAGATGTTGATGGAAGAAGTTGAGGGCAAGAGTATGACAAAAGCAAAGGAACACATTGAGAAGTTGATGTCAAATGCAAAAGAACAAAGAAGCATCTAA